The following proteins come from a genomic window of Stigmatella erecta:
- a CDS encoding isocitrate dehydrogenase (NAD(+)) has protein sequence MANTRTVTVINGDGIGPEVMGATIRVLEALKLPLDFDHKDAGTEVIAKYGTNLPHETVEAVLRSGVALKGPTGTVVGGGMPSANVGLRKRLDLYASLRPVKSVPSVKTRYEDVDLIVVRENTEGLYVGIEHIVVPGVVESLKIITEKASTRIARFAFEHARKLGRKKVTAVHKANIMKLSDGLFLDCCRKVGREFPEIQYEEVIIDNLCMQLVKDPSRFDVMVLENLYGDIISDLCAGLVGGLGVVPGANIGERTAVFEAVHGTAPDIAGKGIANPTALLMSAAMMLDWMGLTEEGQRVQAALQKVYGEGKIRTGDLGGSSTTREFTDAIIAAL, from the coding sequence ATGGCGAATACGCGTACGGTGACGGTCATCAATGGCGACGGCATTGGCCCCGAGGTGATGGGGGCGACGATCCGGGTGCTCGAAGCGCTCAAGCTGCCACTGGACTTCGATCACAAGGACGCGGGCACCGAGGTCATCGCCAAGTACGGCACCAACCTGCCGCACGAGACGGTGGAGGCGGTGCTGCGCAGCGGCGTGGCGCTCAAGGGCCCCACGGGCACCGTGGTGGGCGGGGGCATGCCCTCGGCCAACGTGGGCCTGCGCAAGCGCCTGGACCTGTACGCCTCGCTGCGCCCGGTCAAGAGCGTGCCCAGCGTGAAGACGCGCTATGAGGACGTGGACCTCATCGTGGTGCGCGAGAACACCGAGGGGCTCTACGTCGGCATCGAGCACATCGTCGTGCCGGGCGTGGTGGAGTCGCTGAAGATCATCACCGAGAAGGCCTCCACCCGCATCGCCCGCTTCGCCTTCGAGCACGCGCGCAAGCTGGGCCGCAAGAAGGTGACGGCCGTGCACAAGGCCAACATCATGAAGCTCTCGGACGGCCTCTTCCTGGACTGCTGCCGCAAGGTGGGCCGCGAGTTCCCCGAGATTCAGTACGAGGAGGTCATCATTGACAACCTCTGCATGCAACTCGTGAAGGACCCCTCGCGCTTCGACGTGATGGTGCTGGAGAACCTCTACGGCGACATCATCAGCGACCTGTGCGCGGGGCTGGTGGGCGGCCTGGGCGTGGTGCCGGGCGCCAACATCGGCGAGCGCACCGCGGTGTTCGAGGCCGTCCACGGCACCGCGCCCGACATCGCCGGCAAGGGCATCGCCAACCCCACCGCGCTGCTCATGTCCGCGGCGATGATGCTCGACTGGATGGGGCTCACCGAGGAGGGCCAGCGCGTGCAGGCGGCGCTCCAGAAGGTTTACGGCGAGGGGAAGATCCGCACCGGCGACCTGGGCGGCAGCTCCACCACGCGCGAGTTCACCGACGCCATCATCGCGGCCCTCTGA